The genomic window TGGCCCTGTCTGAGCTTTAGTTCTAATCCTCAGCTGCTGTATACCTGGGGACTGAGGAGCCACGGAGGGGAGGAGGCCACGGGTGATGAGGGCAGCCCTGCCATCTGGCCCCTTGGGAGCCCTTGGGAACAGAAGGATTTGGGGCCGCGGGCCAGGACCTCAATGCCCACAGCACTAACACCTTTCCTTATTGGCAAACCTGCTACAGACCTGCTGGGCCCAAAGGCCACTGAGGTTCCCAGGATAAGCTATGTGACCAGGAGCAAATGCTTTaactctgacatcccaggttctaagagccctcccagctctgacatcccgggttctaagggccctcccagctctgacatccagggttctaagggccttcccagctctgacctcctgggttctaagggccctcccagctctgacctcctgggttctaagggccctcccagctctgacctcctgggttctaaggccctcccagctctgacctcctgggttctaagggccctcccagctctgacctcctgggttctaaggccctcccagctctgacctcctgggttctaagggtcctcctagctctgacctcctgggttctaagggccctcccagctctgacctcctgggttctaagggccctcccagctctgacctcctgtgttctaagggccctcccagctctgacctcctgggttctaagggccctcccagctctgacctcctgtgttctaagggccctcccagctctgacctcctgggttctaagggttctaagggccctcccagctctgacctcctgggttctaagggttctaagggccctcccagctctgacctcctgggttctaagggccctcccagctctgacctcctgtgttctaaggccctcccagctctgacctcctgggttctaagggccctcccagctctgacctcctgggttctaagggccctcccagctctgacctcctgggttctaagggccctcccagctctgacctcctggttctaagggccctcccagctctgacatcccgggttctaagggccctcccagttctgacctcctgggttctaagggccctcccagctctgacctcctgggttctaagggccctcccagctctgacctcctgggttctaaggccctcccagctctgacctcctgggttctaagggtcctcctagctctgacctcctgtgttctaagggccctcccagctctgacctcctgtgttctaagggccctcccagctctgacctcctgtgttctaagggccctcccagctctgacctcctgggttctaagggccctcccagctctgacctcctgggttctaaggccctcccagctctgacctcctgggttctaagggccctcccagctctgacctcctgggttctaagggccctcccggctctgacctcctgggttctaagggtcctcccggctctgacctcctgtgttctaagggccctcccagctctgacctcctgtgttctaagggccctcccagctctgacctcctgggttctaagggccctcccagctctgacctcctgggttctaaggccctcccagctctgacatcctgggttctaagggccctcccagctctgatatcccatgttctaagggccctcccagctctgacctcctgggttctaaggccctcccagctctgacatcctgtgttctaagggccctcccagctctgacctcctgggttctaagggccctcccagctctgacatcctgggttctaagggtcctcccagctctgacctcctgggttctaagggccctcccagctctgacatcctgggttctaagggccctcccagctctgacctcctgggttctaagggtcctcccagctctgacctcctgggttctaaggccctcccagctctgacctcctgggttctaagggccctcccagctctgacctcctgggttctaagggccctcccagctctgacctcctgggttctaagggccctcccagctctgacctcctgggttcttagttccctcccagccctgacattctatGTCCTAAGTTCCTTCCCAGGTTTGACATTCTGCTTTGTACAAGTTCTATCCTGGAATTAAATCTTGTTCAAACAGAGGTTGGAAGAGGTTCCCTTCTGAGATACAAAGATTCTAAGAAAGCCTTTTTCCTGGGGGCTTGAGCCCAGTCCCCAGATAGAGTGGGGGCAGTGGGGCAGGGCCTCAGGGACCCCAGTAATACCTGCTCTGAACGGTTCAAGCAATTCCGTGCTTCGTGCTCCAGGAGATTCTCTTTCCTAAAGTAGCACTTCCCACATTTGGGGCATTCAAAAGGCTTCTCCCCTGTGTGTTTCCTGGAAGGAATAGGACCCAAGAGGGATTTGGGTGCTAGAAAGACTTCCCAGCCTTCACAACGGACCCGCTTCCCACCTCCCTCAGCCCTCCCAGGGAGAAAACGAGGACAGCAGGGGAAACTATGTGCTGGGGGCAGCCGGCCAGCGAGAAGGCACAGGGAGCAGGCTCTGGCCCACCAGGATCTCGGGCTCACGACACTAGCCAGACCAGAGCCAACCCCTCCAACCTGCCCTGATGCCGGGAGGACCGCAGCCCATCCTCGCATGCACAAAGCCCGGGGTGTTCAGAGGCCGTTTAGTGCCTGACCGTGGAGCGAGCCTTCTCCCAGGGGCCGAGAGCAGACCTCCGAGCGTGGGCAGCCACGGGGATGCTGACGGAGGCTCTGGTCAGCTCCGACCTGCCTCTACCTCCGAGGCTCTGCTACGAGGCTGTCCACAGAGGTGACTTCACAACCATGTATTTGGGGCAAGGTTCAACCCTCCGCAAATCTTTCACTCGGAAGACAATGACGGATTCATTCCTAGTGTCTGAGCCACTCGAAGAGGGGAGGGGAGCCCACAGAGATGATACTAAGCAAAGGTTCATAAACTGTGGcctttgaacttttaaaattatgctgAGAAGTAGATTTCAATATCATTGCTTTTCTTAGAAATTAATCCtctgtactttttattttatgcattaaaaaccaATATTCAAAGAAGAGCTCCTTAAGCCTCCCAGATAAGGCCAAAGGGGTCCTTAACACAAATAGCTTAAGATGCTTTGTCCTGAGAGGAAAAGCCTTGCCAGCTCCCACCGCGAACACCCCAGAGGCACCTCCTCTTCTGCCAGGGGGCACCTCCACCCCCTTGCCATGTTCAGTGAAGGAACATgaaggtgaaatggaaaaaacttcTCAGGTTTTCTTCTATCACACATGAAGGCTTCTGAAGAGTTACTTTGCCCCCCGATTTACTCATCCTCTCCCGTGTCACATCCCTCTTTAGTCCCTAGCACCCACTCACTGCGAGGGCAGACTGGGCTAGAGGGCGCGAGGGGCCTGGCTGTGGCCTGGCTCCCTCCGAGACCATGGGAAGGGACGacgggaagggagaaaggagggagggccCTTTTCAGAACAGATAAATTGGCTCCCTGCTCTGGGTACAGAAAGGGCAGAGATGGGGAAggggaattaaaaaagaaagaatctttaCCTGTTGTGGACTTTTAGATAATATTTGCTGAGGAACTTTTTATGACATGTGGGGCATTCAACCGGCACAGCTGTACCTTTTCTGTTCCCGGGGGGCTCGGTGACTGGAGGCCCCAGGCTGAGGGCGGGCTCCAGAGCACCAGGCTTGGGGGCTGGGTCGGACTTCCTGGTGGTCCGCACAGTCTCTGTTTCAGAAACGTCACCTCCATCCGCGTCATCCTCGACTTGGACCACCACTTCCCACTACGGCAGAACAGGCAGGGCAAGGAGGCGACGTCACCAAAGGGAATCTGCCGGCCGGGGGCCGAGCCCAACGGGTAGCAGCAAGCCGCCCTCTCCCCGCTCCAAGGGACCTCCAGCCAGCCAGCCCTGGGACCCCCAGGGAGGAGCTAGTCCCTAGTGCGCCCTGGTGAGGGCGGCCCCTGGCCAGGGAGAAATGGCTGCGAGCCCCCGTGTCCGGAGGAGTCCGTCCCCCAGAGGCCGGCTGCTGGTCCCCCCACCTGAGTGCAGAGCCCGGCCTCAAGCCCATCTCTCTGTCTGTGGGAATCTGTCCCACCTTGTCCTCCGTCAGGGAGGCTCCTTCCAGATGGCCCCCAGGATCCTGACTAGGTGCAGCACCAGGGTGGGCCAGGGAAGGCTCATTTCTGGGCTGTGGTCTGGCAAGGCCAGCTGCTCCAACCCCAAGGACTGAAGGGCCTCTGCCACGGGGGTCCCCACCAGCTCCCTCCCTCTCCTATTCCCTGGGGGCACCCCCAGCACCCTCGGACAGCACCTCATTACTACCAGCCTGCAGCAGGACCCCTCCTGCCTTCAAGGGTCTCTGGGGGTCTTTACGGTCTTGAGGGTCCTTGTCCCCAGGACTGGGCGGGGCACTAGGCTTCAGAACTTGCTGGAGTCTCTCGTGGGGAGAGGAAGGGTTCTCCCTCGGACTAGGGGGGCTGGGCTTGGCCCCGGGAGGGCTCTGGGGAGAGCAGGGCTGCGCAGCACCAAGGCCCACATAGAACGCTCTGGCCACGTCCTCCTCCTCGGAGTCGAGGGGCCGCTTGAGGCGGCCGTTCCCGTCCCCAGGCACGGCCGTCTCCGGGCTGGCCGGCTCTCGCCCCCCCAGGTCCTTGAAGCTCTGGCACAGCTCCACCACCTCTGGCACCCGGAGCTCCCTCGCTGCCAGGAGCACCTTCTCCCGGTTTCCTGCCGTGAGCGCCAGGCGGCCGGTATAGAAGAAGTCCAGCAGCAGGCCAAAGATCTCAGCGAAGCCGGCAGGGAGGCTGACGCTGCCCACGGTGCCGTCCCCATAGAGGCTCTGGAAGAAGTGGCTGCAGCAGGCCAGGACGCTCCAGTGGGCCTTGAAGACCAGGCCGCCCACGTCCAGGGTGGCGTCACAGTACTGCCCCTTCTCCCGCTGCTTGTTGAGCTCCTGCAGCACCCGGACGCTGTGCTGGACAAAAGAGCCGTCCATCGTCTGCGGAGAGGAGGGAGGACATGGGGGTCAAGGGCCGGGCCCCCGACAGAGGCTGGGCCGGGCCAGGACTGGAAGGGGCTTCTCCAGTCACAGGCACCGAGCACCAGAGCTGACCGTCAATCATCACCCTCCCCAGGTCACCCACCCCAGAACCTGAGCCTCTGTCTGCCAGACCCTCCGGAGACCCTGCCTGGGGAGGCTCACAGGACTGAGGGCCTGGCCGTTACAAGGGCAGTGACGGCACCTTCTGGGGCGTGCGGCCGGCGGGAGACGCGTGATGGGGGAGGGTAGGGCTAGCCAGGAAAAGTCCTGCAGGCTCAGCTAACAAGAAGCTGCCCGGGGGCAGGCCGGGGGTGCCggggatggagcaccagccctgaattcaggaggacccgagttcaaatccggcctcagacacttaacatttcctggctgtgggaatctgggcaagtcacttaaccccaactgcctccgcaaaaacaaacaaaaagcagcaGGATTAGGAGAGAATATGGTTGAGTGAACTATCAAATTTCTGCCATAAAGGTTTTGTATCCAAGataaagaaacaattaacaaaCACATTAATGATtaacagccattccccaacaacAGATAACTGGTCAAAGGGTACGAACAGTTCCGAAAGAACTGCAAAGTATTCACGGGCACTTCAAAGAAGGCTGCGGATCACaatcacaaaagaaaacagacGCCGAAGTTTCCCCTCCACCTGTAAACGGGCCAAGGTGACAAAACAGACAACGATAAAGCCGGAGCGCTTGTGGGGGGCAGCGCGTTAGCAGCTGGGGGAGCTGCCAAACGGTGCAACCATTCCGGAAAAACCTGGAGCGAGGCAAATGGCGATTAAAAGCCCAAGTGGCTAAAGTGTCAACAACGAGCCGCTTATGCCAGAGGAGTCACGAGTGGCCGCGGCAAACCCACACAGCAGGACGGACTGAGGGCTGAGAGTCACCGGGGGTCGGGCATTTACTCGTCGGCCAagctcatttctttctcttcttttgccTTAAAGATGCTGTTCTATTATAGAAGGGTTGGAGGAGGGTTGGAAAGGGACACTGGAGAAAACTATGATGATGTAAAAAACGCCATAAAAACGTATGGATGGGAAAAAGCTCGAGGGTGACC from Sminthopsis crassicaudata isolate SCR6 chromosome 3, ASM4859323v1, whole genome shotgun sequence includes these protein-coding regions:
- the ZBTB48 gene encoding zinc finger and BTB domain-containing protein 48 isoform X2, with amino-acid sequence MDGSFVQHSVRVLQELNKQREKGQYCDATLDVGGLVFKAHWSVLACCSHFFQSLYGDGTVGSVSLPAGFAEIFGLLLDFFYTGRLALTAGNREKVLLAARELRVPEVVELCQSFKDLGGREPASPETAVPGDGNGRLKRPLDSEEEDVARAFYVGLGAAQPCSPQSPPGAKPSPPSPRENPSSPHERLQQVLKPSAPPSPGDKDPQDRKDPQRPLKAGGVLLQAGSNEWEVVVQVEDDADGGDVSETETVRTTRKSDPAPKPGALEPALSLGPPVTEPPGNRKGTAVPVECPTCHKKFLSKYYLKVHNRKHTGEKPFECPKCGKCYFRKENLLEHEARNCLNRSEQVFTCSVCQETFRRRMELRVHMVSHTGEMPYKCSSCSQQFMQKKDLQSHMIKLHGAPKPHACPTCAKCFLSRTELQLHEAFKHRGEKLFVCEECGHRASSRNGLQMHIKAKHRNERPYVCEFCSHAFTQKANLNMHLRTHTGEKPFQCHLCGKTFRTQASLDKHHRTHTGERPFSCEFCEQRFTEKGPLLRHVASRHQEGRPHFCQICGKTFKAVEQLRVHVRRHKGVRKFECTECGYKFTRQAHLRRHMEIHDRVENYNPRQRKLRNLVIEDEKMVVVALQPPPELEMGSAEVIVESLTQGGLAPQLPGQRLCAEEHFSSSDVIEQSLIITATIPEDCET